gctgccccaCCCCCTGGTTGTTGAGGTCACGTGAAGGGATGAACCAATCCTGGTCCTCCTCTTCCAGCATTTCCTGGAAGCAGCGTTCCAAGAACTCCTGCTCCAAGAGCTCCTCTTCCACCTGGGCGGGGAAATAGAACGATGAGTGTTGACATTGGTGGGAAAAAGAGCAAGGGGAGGAATATAGGAGAGATCATTTGCATGATATGTGGGTAAAAGGTCTCCTAAAGAGGAATCTTCTCAGTAATGTAATGGCACTTGATTCAGCCAGGCGAGCAAGAGAAAAGGATGAGATACAGAAAGAGAAGGAGAGGGTGGGAGGCATAAGCATGTATTTATACAGGATGGCCTCAGTGAGTGAGGAGACAGGAGGAAGGAAGGGGGGGCTGAGTTGGGTAAGACGCAGTAGGACAATGAATGGAATGAAACTACGAAAGGACCTCAATCCAAACTTAAAAATCAGTTGGAATATTAGGAATTGTCCATGGTATGAGCACTCACCTGTCTGTTATACTCTTCTTCGTTCTCCATCCACATGTACTCAGCGAAGGGATTGGCGTCGCTGCCCTCTCCTGCGTGCCCATTGGCCACCGGCTCCTTTCCCTCCTTCCCTGGAGCTCCGCCTCCCGGTGTCTTGGCCACCTCTGGACCGCTCATCTCTGCCGGCTCTGCACGACAACACAGGTACAAAAAAAAGTGTGTTACGGCACTGGTCAAgacgttaaaataaaaatacaaactTTAAGGGTAAATCTTCTCAAAAACTTCATTATGTAAAGtatatgtaaaaaaatatgcTCAAACCAACTAAAACACCCCGCAAACATCTTTTTGCATCATTCTTAGAACGGCAGATCACTTTGACTCATTAGCCCCCAGCCGAGTCTAAGGCTGCAGCCACACGAATACGATACGGGTCGTATctgctacagttctctatcagatagacggttcgtccacacgaggccgacatggaaacgcagaaaacgaaaacgggtcccaaggtgggtagatctgcagacgaaacgctctggggggccaaacggctccgtgaTTACGCCTATACAATcctttcctgataacgatgactcAATAGCCCCAGTGTTTCGAGCCAGGTCCCGGTATCTCGATATGGACAaatgcgagtgaagtctaatcggaCAGGAGAGGAGACACGCAGCCCTGCATGAtaacctgcagctccgcccgctgtggagcgatgagcggaacaaaacacacacaagttagatcatcacccttagctttTAATGACCTcgcaaactacctaaactagttataaatatgtttatttttactgttgggtcactcattactggatcagccagCTGCATGAGACCACGGATACTGACTGGCTGTaaggagagggggaggagaccacggatactgacgggctgtaaggagagggggaggaaaagagaggctccgtcctccgtgttttattcttatagagtcgttattcatttgttttaaagctcaataaataacaaacaagacctttgaccggcacttttataattttgtccggaacatttaaactttaacagacatgttgaccggcgaaaccccacctctgctgctaaatccagcgtggagaataaacagaagggcaaccatgcatgTGCGAGAAgttttcttcgctgcttttggtgtattttgtggcagaagtacagcgccacttacaggcccggcatatgtactacagcgtctccacagtttgagcggtctcgtgtggacgaaTACTTTTTTGACAACGATTTCGGTGCGTTTGTTATCGTCCTTGTGTGGCTGCTGTGGCTCGATTGGCTGTTAAAGTCCCAGTATCCAAATTGGACAAATGTGCACCATCTCAAACACATCTTTAGCTACAGCGGAATAACTGCTCCCACGAGTCTTGCTGCTCATAACCAACAAAAAACTGCCAAAGAACAATTTTCCATATCTAGGGATGTGAAAAAGAGACTGAGTGAAATATGCAACACCGTCTGGGACTGATCCTCGTCTCTGAAACTTCTTTGTGGTAACTTAAAATGTCATCCAAATCTAAATTAATGACGGCTTAATGAAATGTTTGGTCTTTTAAGACTCATCAGTTTTCATGTTGGTGAATTGAAGTGCTTCTGTGAAAAAGGCCAGAGTGCGTTATTAGCAAGGAAAATACAAACTATTGAGTTCACTGACATTTCCAGGCAAACAAACACCCAGAGAGCTAAAACCATTTGGATTACGCAAATATAAAGAGAATATACTAGTTAACTTCCTCGTTTCAATTGACAGTTAATCTTTAGTGTTTGTAGCAAAACAAAAAGGTCAACAAAGATTACAATCTAAGTCATGGGCAGCAAAACCAAGATATGTAAACACGACAGTGGAAAGTAAGATAAGTGTTAGTAAGACTAGTAAATGCAGAGGCTGCAGGTGTTGCGAAAGGACATCCGTCCTTTAGCTGGAGATTTATTAGCAAACCACTTCATTCAAGGAAGAATACAAATTGGAATTATTTTTAGTTCAGATCTTTCGCTGTCTTTCATGAAACTGGCATTAAATGTGTGCTTTTGTCGTAGCTTGATGGGTTAGGAAAGTAAATGTGTTGCATGCGTCATTAACTGATTTTCTGTAAGCATTCTTTACATCTTTCACTCTCTTATGGAATACTTATTAGTTTTACTGTAATTAAATACTGCAGCTGCCTAAAGTATGCATACAATTGGAACAGACTATTTTACACTTAAATGCTCATACATCGCCGTCTGTCAATGAGCCATCATCACTCGATGCTCAAGTCATTTCTACCtccctaaaaaaaacacaaacttTCTTGTTCTGAAACACAAAGTGCCATGCTGTCTGCATCTCCCCATTCCCATCTTGGCTAAAATTATGATGACCTTCATGATACCAGCAACAGCTGTCAGACAAACCATATTATGTGAATCACGTTGTCATATTAAGTTACACCATCAACAAAggttaattattttattttttccaaACGTGTCAGAATGCTATATGCTGGTTCAGTCAGTTAGCATTAAATCCAACTGGTTTGCCACACCGGACAGGTCGAAACTGAAGTCGACTCTTTACACTACTTTGATATGGTAAAATAGATGATTAAACATAATATGTGCATCCCTTTTTTTCCTGCTCTGATAAGAAATGTCCACTTTTAATGACATAATCTTCAGACTGCCAGCCAGCTCCAACAGACTTGTCATGACTCAACTGCAGCCCagcattgggggggggggggggggggggggggggggggacgatGATCTCAACAAGGCTTCGCACAAACGCAGCCCCAGGGTCGGCCTGATGCAGACACATGATAGCAATGtttgactcccagcagcttaaCACACAAGATATCCAAATTCAGGTTACATATACACCTATTCCAGCTGCCTCTAACACCACACAGTTACGTACAATCGTCCATCAGAAGAGTTTAAATAAACGTGTATAATCTAAGTAGGTTAGTAGACTAAGAGGAGAGTCTGCCTGCCAGGCTCAGattgtttgttgtgtttgtctgtctgtctgtggatAAACCAGTCTATTAATGCAGTGAATGGATTCACATGCTACCAAGGCAAATAATAAGTGAGGCAAGGAGAGTGAGAGGGTAAGAAAGAGCATTTTGTAAAATAATACGACAAGCCTACATTTTATTCTGCACTAGGTAAGCAAGGCGCCAGCATGTTGGACGTGTTTGAAGCCTGCATGTGTGCCAAACTGCCAGTGTGTTCCAACTCCCTTTAACTGCAGTCTATAAAGTGTTATGGAACAACAAAGATGTAAATCGACAAAGTTAAAACGGACAGTTTAAAAAAATTCACTTCGGATGTGTTGCACTTGAGCATCATTTGATATATCAGGCATGATTGTGCAATTCATAGAGCAAGTAAATACACCAAAGTGATTTTTGTTTCCACATTTTGGAATGTGCTACTTTAAATTGAATATCATTGGGTTTTAGACTGCTATTTGAACAAAACAAGCCACTTGAATCATCACCATGGGTTTGTCGTAAAAGGCAATTATCATTATTTTCTGACAAGTTATAGAGTCCACCATAAAGGCCTAAGCTGCAAAAAAAAATAGGATCAGAGGAATAAGAAAAATGGGGTGCAGCCCTATTATAGAGACTACAAAAAAGTATGAATCCATAATGGGTAAGAATGACCATGTGATTCACCTTGTGAAATCAATTCCAACAATTGAGTCACTGTAAACAAGCCTCCGCTCAGGGGACATAGGAGAAGATTGCGCAGCGTGTGAAACAGCATGCACAAGGAAAAGTGGAGACAGAGAGCACAGTGCCATTATGTACCGCATGTAGCACTTAACATGTTCATGTTGCATAACCATGTGTCGGTCACCATGTAATATTTAGTTAGCGGGTCCTAGCGTCTTCCATGCCTGGGAGCAGAGTGTGATCTAAACCGATTTGATGAGGGTGAAGGATACACAATGGAAAGGTAAAATGCTGCTCAGCAgtaatggaaagataaatataATTCGGAATATCAACAAAAATTGTGATGTGATTAAACACTAGTACTGAGTCAAATGGCATTGTTTTATTTAGCAAAAATATGTTGCTTGTGCATTTTGTTGCGAGCAGTTCATGTTTTTCTAATTGACACAGGTACAAACTATGCACTGACATTAGATTACAATAAAAGAGATTTgtattttgattttttttttttttaaattggagGTGTCTTTTGGTTTTAAACGGAAGAGAAAATTCTAAATATCTCTATTAAAACACTCAACAATGGCAAATGTTTATGATCAACCAATCTTGGGATCAATTTGGCGAGTTGATGGTTTTAGACAAAGAAAAAGCAAGTTAAAATGTCACATTGGTCTCTGGGTCACTGTGATATTTTcaaagattatttttgtatgtacAGTCTACATGAAAACTAAAAGAAAATCatatttattaaaaacaattgTTGGTAGCCACCCTAAAAACAGATTATTAATAGTTGGATATGGATATTTTTCACAATTTCTTTTATCTAGGCAGATGTATCGATGACCAAATTAATTGTAAGGCCTAGTTACAAAACTAGTACAAATAGTCAAATGTTATGTTTTAAAAGACATGTGAAAAAGAAAAGCGGATGGATACAATAAAATAATCGATTGAATCACTGTTTTTGCTTAAAACCAACTGATTTTTATAAAAATAGTTGCCAATTATTTTACTGTCGATCTGAAACGACTAATCTATTGATCGTTTCGACCCTAGTTTATGCAATTAAATAAACTGTTCATAATATGCGTGTTTAAGATCCCATGATAACCCTCCTCATAACAGATTATGTAATGTAACAGTTAGCACACCGTGTGTAATGGGATGTGTCGTAGTAgcttatagcatgctaacagctaacaggcTGAGCCAGGTGTACGGGCCTACCTGGAAAGTTGTGAAATGGCTGGGACGCTGTTAGCCGAGGTAATGCTAAGTGGCTAGCTCCCGGTAGCTGCGGATAGATAGATGCACATAGTGGTGCTGTCAATGCACGGGCCTAAGGTGAAAGCTATCCCACTAACAACAAAAGGGAAGCGGGATAGGGTGTTTACAGTAACGTGATAAAGCCTGCAAACAGCTTAAATGGAAACAAGGCAATGAATAATAATGATGATATGATACGTTATTGTAACACTTTCACCGAGGTCAAACTCCGTCCCTGAGAGGATGCTTGAGGCCAAACAAAGTGGAAGCTTCGCTATGAGCTAGCACGCTGCTACAGCATGGCAGCATCACTGAAGCAGGTCAACAAAACAAGCTCCGTGCGGGGattacaacacacacaacacgaaGCGTACAGATGTTTTAAAAGTCAAAGTTACCTGGCATCGTGCTCCTTTCAAAGTGTGACGTTACACAATGTTATTATAGCAACTATACAGCGAAGAGTGCGTGTTCGTCGTTCCTCCGGTGGGGATTACTCTGTGCTGCGATGCAACGTAGCTAAATCCTGTTAGCCACCTTGCTAGCGTTAGAAAGCTGGGGCGGTCACGTGGGTTGGGGGCTGCATTCGTGTTCTTTCAGGAAAGTGGGATTTCTAAGTTAACTTCACATGAAACCAAGCGGAAAATATTGTAGCCATCTTTACCTATCACAGATTAAACAAGCTTAAAAACGAAGGCTATAACATTACTCCAAATTATAGCCTAAATTAAAAAGATGGGTGCTTAATTATCCTTTTAAAATACACAGAGAGAGGAGATCGGAGCTTAagacatgtattattatttttaatttacgTTTCTTAATGTAACATGGTTGTATTGTTAATATTAAAGTGTACATTGGTTTTACGTTTACAAAAGGAAGACATTCCCATCAGTAGTTTTGTGAGACAAA
This genomic stretch from Pseudochaenichthys georgianus chromosome 18, fPseGeo1.2, whole genome shotgun sequence harbors:
- the paip2b gene encoding polyadenylate-binding protein-interacting protein 2B isoform X2, with product MSGPEVAKTPGGGAPGKEGKEPVANGHAGEGSDANPFAEYMWMENEEEYNRQVEEELLEQEFLERCFQEMLEEEDQDWFIPSRDLNNQGVGQLQQQLNGLSVNDHHNLEEVARKSMLNPEAKEFVPGKKY
- the paip2b gene encoding polyadenylate-binding protein-interacting protein 2B isoform X1, with translation MPEPAEMSGPEVAKTPGGGAPGKEGKEPVANGHAGEGSDANPFAEYMWMENEEEYNRQVEEELLEQEFLERCFQEMLEEEDQDWFIPSRDLNNQGVGQLQQQLNGLSVNDHHNLEEVARKSMLNPEAKEFVPGKKY